The genomic interval AATTATGGATCCCTTCGGACACCATTGGGAAATCGGTAAGCCGTTGGAGGCTAATGCACCGGCCCAGGAGTAGCAGCGAATGCAGCGGAAGCGAGCAGAAGAGGAGCCAGGCACCAGGCGGGAGATGCGCCCGGTTGAGTGTTCCCAGATCAGGCCAAAAGTCTCGCGGCGTCCTTGGCGAAGTAGGTCAGGATCACGTCTGCCCCGGCACGGCGGATGGCGAGCAGTGATTCCATCATGACGCGCTGGCGGTCGATCCAGCCATTGCGGGCGGCGGCCTCGATCATGGCGTACTCACCGGAAACCTGGTATGCGGCCAAAGGCGCGTCGAAGCGTTGGCGAGCGGCAGCAATGACGTCGAGGTAAGGCAGGGCGGGTTTTACCATGATCATGTCCGCGCCTTCCTCAAGATCAAGTTCGATTTCCCGCATAGCTTCGCGCAGGTTGGCCGGATCCATCTGATATGAGCGGCGGTCGCCGAACTGGGGCGCCGAATCGGCAGCCTCACGGAAGGGGCCGTAGAAGGCGGAAGCGAATTTGGCAGCGTAAGAAAGAATGGGCGTGTTGAGCAGGCTGGCTTCGTCCAACGCCTTGCGGATGGCGGCGACCCGGCCGTCCATCATGTCGGAGGGGGCAATGATGTCCACGCCCGCGCGCACCAAAGAAACCGAGGTGCGGGCCAAAATCTCCAGCGTGGCGTCGTTTACGATTTCATACTCAGTTGCGGCTTCCCGGGCAGAGGCGGCCGCATCGCCAGGCTGCGAGGGCTTCGTTTTAGGGACAGCGGATTTAGCTGCGGCCGCTCCCAGCGGCTTTGCCGCGGCCGCTCCCAGCGAGTTCGGAGCGCCAAGCTTGCGCACCACTCCACAGTGGCCATGCGACATGTACTCGCACAGGCAAACGTCGGCAATCACCACCATGTCAGGAATCTCACTCTTCAGTGCGCGTGCGGCCTGCTGCACGATGCCATCGTCGGCCCACGCTCCGGTCGCGACTTCGTCTTTCTTTTCCGGCAGCCCGAATAGGATTACCGCCGGAACACCCAAAGACTTCGCCTGCCGAGCCTCCTTCACCGCCTGGTCAACCGAGAGATTGTGTACTCCCGGCATGGAGCGTACTTCGCGGCGGATGCCCTCGCCGGGACAGACAAACATGGGATAGACCAGCGACTCGGGGGTGAGGCGCGTCTCGCGGACCATGGAGCGCAGTGGCTCACTCTGGCGCAGGCGGCGCAACCGGGTAACCGGGAAACTCATAGGCAAATCTTAGCACCTCACGGCCCAGCTTCCGCCGCACTCGCGATATACCATATATCCAGACAATGTTGGCCCAGTCCATGCCGGTCCAGCCCCAACCTCTGCTCCACAATAGCGGGCGGGTGCTGGAATTTGAGTCAGTGCGCGATTTGCTGCGGGGGTACGCGCCGTCTCTGTTGGGTCAAACCCGGATCGCGGGCCTGGCGCCGACCAGTGACCGCTCCTGGATCGAGCGCCAACAGCGGCTCACGGAAGAGGTCCGCGAATTCCGGCGAGCCGGAGGAAATTTCGATTTCTCCGGGCTGATTGATCCCATGCGCCTGGTAGACAAGGCGCGGATCGAAGGCGCCGCACTCGAGCCCGGCGAGATCCGGGAAGTTCTAGTGGTGGTGGACCGGGCGGCGGAGTGGCGGGAAGTGGCATTGCATCCGCCAGCCGCACTGAAGTCCGACTGGATCTCTATCGCGGAGCTCTCCGCCGGAATTGCGGATTTCACTAT from Terriglobales bacterium carries:
- the hemB gene encoding porphobilinogen synthase; translation: MSFPVTRLRRLRQSEPLRSMVRETRLTPESLVYPMFVCPGEGIRREVRSMPGVHNLSVDQAVKEARQAKSLGVPAVILFGLPEKKDEVATGAWADDGIVQQAARALKSEIPDMVVIADVCLCEYMSHGHCGVVRKLGAPNSLGAAAAKPLGAAAAKSAVPKTKPSQPGDAAASAREAATEYEIVNDATLEILARTSVSLVRAGVDIIAPSDMMDGRVAAIRKALDEASLLNTPILSYAAKFASAFYGPFREAADSAPQFGDRRSYQMDPANLREAMREIELDLEEGADMIMVKPALPYLDVIAAARQRFDAPLAAYQVSGEYAMIEAAARNGWIDRQRVMMESLLAIRRAGADVILTYFAKDAARLLA